The following proteins are encoded in a genomic region of Hymenobacter siberiensis:
- the panC gene encoding pantoate--beta-alanine ligase: protein MQILTTAAGLQAYTEQARQAGQRVGLVPTMGALHAGHIQLVQAARAECNEVIATIFVNPTQFNNADDFRLYPRVPEADAALLAPAGCTALFVPSVEEIYPRPAVLLFDFGALEQVMEGAHRPGHFNGVATVVSKLFHLARPHRAYFGQKDWQQVAVVKQLVADLSFDLEIVACPTIREADGLAMSSRNRRLDAPARAVAPLLYQVLSAAAAQVQQGVAPAQVQADAFATLAREPGIIPEYVEIADAQTLQPLASYVPGRAVVLCLAAHLGGVRLIDNVVVGG, encoded by the coding sequence ATGCAGATACTAACTACCGCCGCCGGGTTGCAAGCCTATACCGAACAGGCGCGCCAGGCTGGCCAACGGGTGGGACTGGTGCCCACCATGGGGGCCTTACACGCCGGCCATATTCAGCTGGTGCAGGCTGCCCGGGCCGAATGCAACGAGGTAATAGCCACCATCTTCGTTAATCCCACGCAGTTCAACAATGCCGATGATTTTCGGCTCTATCCCCGGGTGCCGGAGGCCGATGCGGCCCTGCTGGCCCCGGCTGGCTGCACGGCCTTATTCGTGCCTTCGGTGGAGGAAATATACCCCCGGCCCGCAGTGTTGCTGTTCGATTTCGGGGCCCTGGAACAAGTGATGGAAGGGGCGCACCGGCCCGGTCATTTCAATGGCGTGGCCACGGTGGTGAGCAAATTGTTCCATCTGGCCCGCCCGCACCGGGCATATTTTGGCCAGAAGGACTGGCAGCAGGTGGCTGTAGTGAAGCAGCTGGTGGCCGACCTGTCGTTTGACCTGGAGATTGTGGCCTGCCCCACCATTCGGGAAGCCGATGGCCTGGCCATGTCCTCGCGCAACCGCCGGCTCGATGCGCCCGCCCGGGCCGTGGCTCCGCTGCTCTACCAGGTGCTGAGCGCCGCCGCTGCCCAGGTGCAGCAGGGGGTGGCCCCGGCCCAGGTGCAGGCTGACGCCTTTGCTACGCTGGCCCGGGAGCCCGGCATCATCCCCGAATACGTGGAAATAGCCGATGCCCAGACCCTGCAGCCGCTGGCTAGCTACGTGCCCGGCCGGGCCGTGGTGCTGTGCTTGGCCGCTCACTTGGGCGGCGTGCGGCTGATTGACAACGTGGTAGTGGGCGGCTAG
- a CDS encoding DUF4270 family protein, with the protein MNWLTSRCAPLVAFAALALTGCDTGTALNVDLPDTSGISTQYLDLPVTSGTVRLAPVQSLKKDRFLIGRLNDNVAGLTEARAYFNLLNGAVADSLPSKFTTPVMDSVVVVLGFDKVNGSTTPVQYDVYQLANPLDDRQVYDAGTSTPLGALLGQNLTSRLDRTQVQTVTAAIAATTANPAVPAVTTIAPDPTVRLILQRTTAAAGQPAVSSTFFTNFFQQLQQTNFTQAQLNALLKGLAITPSASHNANILSFGQNGVPRLVVYFHSTGATNNVLKHFYPIYFGAVSAYLSTGASTASDPRYYTQIINTLPPALQALATRPGFVASGDLNNTSYAQEGTGLGTRIAFTGLPALAAKPGLTVNRAELRVPVKPFSNALFTNPTRLYAMEVNTANEVLQRIVNYTTVDRVVQADGTPQVSAGFPAYSLLVDGTSSQPYYSIPVTSYLQAYLTNKLDSTPDALVLVPSLRSYGNLNSNTLTLDRAAIDAAKITLRVYYSQR; encoded by the coding sequence ATGAATTGGCTAACTAGCCGCTGTGCCCCTCTGGTGGCGTTTGCCGCACTGGCCCTGACGGGCTGCGACACGGGCACCGCCCTCAACGTGGACCTACCCGATACCTCGGGCATCAGCACTCAATACCTGGACCTGCCCGTGACGAGCGGCACCGTGCGCCTCGCGCCGGTGCAAAGCCTGAAAAAGGACCGTTTCCTCATCGGCCGCCTCAACGACAACGTGGCTGGCCTGACCGAAGCCCGGGCCTATTTCAACTTGCTTAACGGTGCGGTGGCCGACTCGCTGCCTTCTAAGTTCACCACGCCGGTAATGGACTCGGTGGTGGTGGTGCTGGGCTTCGACAAGGTGAATGGCAGCACGACCCCAGTACAATACGATGTCTATCAGCTTGCTAACCCGCTCGACGACCGACAGGTGTACGACGCAGGCACCAGCACTCCGCTGGGAGCGCTGCTGGGCCAGAACCTGACCAGCCGCCTCGACCGCACCCAGGTGCAAACCGTTACGGCAGCTATAGCGGCCACCACCGCCAACCCCGCCGTTCCGGCAGTGACGACCATTGCGCCGGACCCCACCGTGCGCCTGATACTGCAACGCACTACGGCTGCCGCTGGTCAGCCGGCGGTGTCGTCGACATTTTTCACTAATTTTTTCCAGCAGCTTCAGCAGACCAATTTCACGCAGGCCCAACTCAATGCGTTGCTGAAAGGCCTGGCCATCACTCCCAGCGCCAGTCACAACGCTAACATCCTGAGCTTTGGCCAAAACGGCGTGCCGCGCCTCGTTGTGTACTTCCACTCGACGGGCGCTACCAACAATGTGCTGAAGCACTTTTACCCGATTTACTTCGGGGCGGTATCTGCCTATTTATCCACCGGAGCTTCTACCGCTAGCGACCCCCGCTACTACACTCAGATTATTAACACGTTGCCCCCTGCGCTTCAGGCGCTGGCTACCCGCCCTGGTTTTGTGGCCTCGGGCGACCTCAACAACACCAGCTACGCCCAGGAAGGCACGGGGCTGGGCACGCGCATTGCCTTCACCGGCCTGCCTGCCCTAGCCGCAAAGCCCGGACTGACCGTAAACCGCGCCGAGCTGCGCGTACCGGTAAAGCCTTTTTCCAACGCGCTGTTTACCAACCCTACCCGGCTTTATGCCATGGAAGTGAACACCGCGAATGAGGTGCTGCAACGCATCGTGAACTATACGACCGTTGACCGGGTAGTGCAGGCCGATGGAACGCCCCAGGTAAGTGCAGGCTTCCCCGCCTACAGCCTGCTGGTTGACGGCACGTCGAGCCAGCCGTACTACAGCATTCCAGTTACTAGCTACTTACAGGCTTACCTGACCAATAAACTCGACAGCACCCCTGATGCCCTGGTGCTGGTGCCCAGCCTTCGCTCCTACGGTAACCTGAACTCGAATACCCTAACCCTTGACCGGGCTGCCATTGATGCCGCAAAAATAACCTTGCGCGTATACTACTCCCAGCGTTAG
- a CDS encoding glycogen/starch synthase, with product MSKLRILYAATEIDPFLQTTKVAEMLRRLPASMQEMGCEIRIFVPRFGIINERKNRLHEVVRLSGINIAVGDDEKPLVIKVASIPTAKLQVYFIDNEDYFHRKSALVDKNDKFYADNDERAIFFCKGVLETVKKLGWSPNIVHCSDWMTGLIPLYLKTTYKKDPVFKDAKSVFSIYSNEFQEKFEGNILEKAKMLDIDDSMMASLKTADFSGFIKMGMEYADTVVRSDEDFSDNMNGMFHEYALHNKLSQVATDENLHSSYLALYNELAN from the coding sequence ATGTCGAAGCTACGAATCCTTTACGCGGCCACCGAAATTGACCCCTTTCTCCAGACCACCAAGGTGGCTGAAATGCTGCGGCGCCTGCCCGCAAGCATGCAGGAGATGGGCTGCGAAATCCGGATTTTCGTGCCGCGTTTTGGCATTATCAACGAGCGCAAGAACCGGTTGCACGAGGTAGTGCGCCTGTCGGGCATCAACATTGCTGTTGGCGACGACGAAAAACCCCTGGTCATCAAAGTTGCCTCGATTCCGACGGCAAAGTTGCAGGTTTATTTTATCGATAACGAAGATTATTTCCACCGCAAGTCGGCTTTGGTCGACAAAAACGATAAATTCTACGCCGACAACGACGAGCGCGCCATCTTTTTCTGCAAAGGCGTACTCGAAACGGTAAAGAAGCTGGGCTGGTCGCCCAACATCGTGCACTGCTCCGACTGGATGACCGGTCTGATTCCGTTGTACCTGAAAACCACCTACAAAAAAGACCCGGTGTTCAAGGATGCCAAGTCGGTATTTTCGATTTACAGCAACGAGTTTCAGGAAAAATTTGAGGGCAATATCCTCGAAAAAGCCAAGATGCTTGACATCGACGATTCCATGATGGCCTCGTTGAAAACAGCTGATTTCAGCGGCTTTATTAAAATGGGCATGGAGTATGCCGATACCGTGGTGCGGTCCGACGAAGATTTTTCGGACAACATGAACGGCATGTTTCACGAATACGCCCTGCACAACAAGCTTAGCCAGGTGGCTACCGACGAAAACCTGCACTCTTCTTACCTAGCGCTCTACAATGAATTGGCTAACTAG